The following coding sequences lie in one Oncorhynchus tshawytscha isolate Ot180627B unplaced genomic scaffold, Otsh_v2.0 Un_contig_4380_pilon_pilon, whole genome shotgun sequence genomic window:
- the LOC121845483 gene encoding complement C1q-like protein 2: protein MRTFVALLFVLGSCLSELQLFQSRDIDKKPILMETTQRASESQVEEQRVLLQELRAIVAQQSTKLNEMGATVEELKRENGERPKVAFSASLSESKGPNSDDVILAYKHVFNNIGEAYSPVTGIFRAPVNGVYYFTYTAFTTSSKGRRVSLYKNGLVMVTVTDDVSDSEDGGTNGVTLQLDAGDEVYTRLMEGFNIFDDNNHHSTFTGFLLFT, encoded by the coding sequence ATGAGGACCTTCGTCGCTCTGCTGTTTGTTCTCGGCAGCTGTCTCTCTGAGCTGCAGCTTTTTCAAAGTAGAGACATTGACAAGAAGCCAATCCTTATGGAAACCACACAGCGGGCCAGCGAGAGCCAGGTGGAGGAACAGAGAGTCCTACTCCAGGAGCTGAGAGCCATTGTGGCTCAACAGAGCACCAAACTGAATGAGATGGGAGCCACCGTGGAGGaactgaagagagagaacggagagagaccGAAGGTGGCCTTCTCAGCCTCGCTGTCTGAATCCAAAGGACCAAATAGTGATGATGTCATCCTGGCCTACAAACATGTCTTCAACAATATTGGTGAGGCTTACAGTCCGGTGACGGGTATCTTCAGAGCACCGGTTAATGGAGTCTACTACTTCACATACACTGCCTTTACAACCTCCAGCAAGGGGAGAAGAGTGTCGCTGTATAAAAATGGACTTGTAATGGTGACTGTGACCGATGATGTTTCGGACTCGGAGGACGGTGGAACCAATGGTGTCACACTGCAGCTGGATGCAGGAGACGAGGTCTACACTCGTCTGATGGAAGGATTTAACATCTTTGATGACAATAATCACCACAGCACCTTTACTGGCTTTCTGCTCTTCACTTAG